In a single window of the Streptomyces cinnabarinus genome:
- a CDS encoding nucleotide pyrophosphatase/phosphodiesterase family protein, whose protein sequence is MSTSTPRTAPGSGPTPGPGPTPLLVLDVVGLTPRLLDHMPHLKALGRSGSRAALGTVLPAVTCAAQSTFLTGTHPSEHGIVGNGWYFRELGDVLLWRQHNGLVAGDKLWDAARRAHPGYTVANICWWYAMGADTDITVTPRPIYYADGRKEPDCYTRPPELHDELTAELGTFPLFHFWGPGADLVSSRWIIDATRHINRTRHPDLTLCYLPHLDYDLQRFGPDDPRSLKAAADLDRALAPLLDDAHAEGRTVVALSEYGITRVNRPVDINRALRRAGLLEVHTQDGMEYLDVMASRAFAVADHQIAHVYVRRPEDLDATRAALAGLDGIDELLDDEGKKRYGLDHPRSGELVAVAEPDAWFTYYYWLDDARAPDFARLVEIHRKPGYDPVELFMDPLDPYVKVKAATALARKKLGMRYRMAVVPLDPSPIRGSHGRLPASDDDGPLLICSTPRAVGDRLAATDVKSLLLQLAGLV, encoded by the coding sequence ATGAGCACGAGCACCCCACGGACCGCCCCCGGCAGCGGCCCCACTCCCGGCCCCGGTCCCACCCCGCTCCTCGTCCTGGACGTCGTCGGTCTCACCCCCCGTCTCCTGGACCACATGCCCCACCTCAAGGCCCTCGGCCGCTCCGGCTCCCGTGCTGCCCTCGGCACCGTGCTCCCCGCCGTCACCTGCGCCGCCCAGTCCACCTTCCTCACCGGCACCCACCCGTCGGAGCACGGCATCGTCGGCAACGGCTGGTACTTCCGCGAGCTCGGCGACGTGCTCCTGTGGCGCCAGCACAACGGCCTGGTCGCCGGCGACAAGCTCTGGGACGCCGCCCGCCGTGCCCACCCCGGCTACACCGTCGCCAACATCTGCTGGTGGTACGCCATGGGCGCCGACACCGACATCACCGTCACCCCTCGTCCGATCTACTACGCCGACGGCCGCAAGGAACCCGACTGCTACACCCGGCCCCCCGAGCTGCACGACGAACTCACCGCGGAACTCGGCACCTTCCCGCTCTTCCACTTCTGGGGCCCCGGCGCCGACCTGGTCTCCAGCCGCTGGATCATCGACGCGACCCGCCACATCAACCGCACCCGGCACCCCGACCTGACGCTCTGCTACCTCCCTCATCTCGACTACGACCTCCAGCGCTTCGGCCCCGACGACCCGCGCTCCCTGAAAGCCGCCGCCGACCTGGACCGCGCCCTGGCCCCGCTCCTCGACGACGCCCACGCGGAAGGCCGCACCGTCGTCGCGCTGTCCGAGTACGGCATCACCCGCGTCAACCGGCCCGTCGACATCAACCGGGCCCTGCGCCGAGCGGGCCTGCTGGAGGTGCACACCCAGGACGGCATGGAGTACCTCGACGTGATGGCGTCCCGCGCCTTCGCCGTCGCCGATCACCAGATCGCCCATGTGTATGTGCGCCGACCGGAAGACCTCGACGCGACCCGGGCCGCGCTCGCCGGCCTCGACGGAATCGATGAACTCCTCGACGACGAGGGCAAGAAGAGGTACGGCCTGGACCATCCGCGCTCCGGCGAACTCGTCGCCGTGGCGGAGCCGGACGCCTGGTTCACGTACTACTACTGGCTCGACGACGCCCGCGCACCCGACTTCGCGCGCCTGGTCGAGATCCACCGCAAACCCGGCTACGACCCGGTCGAACTCTTCATGGACCCGCTCGACCCCTACGTCAAGGTCAAGGCCGCGACCGCCCTGGCGCGCAAGAAACTCGGCATGCGCTACCGCATGGCGGTGGTGCCCCTGGATCCCTCACCTATTCGCGGCAGCCACGGCCGCCTTCCCGCGAGCGACGACGACGGTCCGCTCCTCATCTGCTCCACCCCCCGCGCTGTCGGTGACCGCCTCGCGGCCACCGATGTGAAGTCACTCCTGCTCCAACTCGCCGGTCTGGTCTGA
- a CDS encoding sugar phosphate isomerase/epimerase family protein yields MSRTFSTDPELTHRLSRRGMLGVAAGATAAALLGAAATPATAATDAAAATDAAGRGRPVLPPGRLGIQLYSLRDKVSTLGFAAVFAELEKYGYDEVEFAGYTQGSAGPITLAQLKRLARSHGLNPIGSHVGYYSSDPNAYTFAQNLTKVLDDAQALGLKHIGTASGPFRYGSTVDAWKRAAEEFNTYGAAARARGMKFYQHNHSEEFSFATDNPKVRLYDVLLAETDPDLVFLEMDIFWAYSGQFRFSKRPDGTPAPFDPLDYVLKRPHRYPLFHVKDGVSDPANTYGYRMVDVGDGDIDYQRFISGVTRLRGERLAHHWQAEHDNPAESFTFARRSSEHLHSLREKC; encoded by the coding sequence ATGAGCCGCACCTTCTCCACCGATCCCGAACTCACCCACCGCCTCAGCAGACGCGGCATGCTCGGCGTGGCCGCCGGTGCCACCGCCGCCGCTCTGCTGGGCGCCGCGGCCACCCCCGCCACGGCCGCCACCGATGCCGCGGCCGCGACCGACGCCGCAGGCCGCGGCCGACCCGTCCTGCCGCCCGGCCGGCTCGGCATCCAGCTCTACAGCCTGCGCGACAAGGTCTCCACCCTCGGCTTCGCCGCCGTCTTCGCCGAACTGGAGAAGTACGGTTACGACGAGGTCGAGTTCGCGGGCTACACCCAGGGCTCGGCGGGCCCCATCACCCTCGCCCAGCTCAAGCGGCTGGCCCGCAGCCACGGTCTGAACCCGATCGGCAGCCACGTCGGCTACTACTCCAGCGACCCGAACGCCTACACCTTCGCCCAGAACCTCACCAAGGTCCTCGACGACGCCCAGGCGCTCGGCCTGAAGCACATCGGCACCGCCTCGGGGCCGTTCCGCTACGGCTCGACCGTCGACGCCTGGAAGCGGGCCGCCGAGGAGTTCAACACCTACGGCGCCGCGGCCAGGGCCCGCGGCATGAAGTTCTACCAGCACAACCACTCCGAGGAGTTCTCCTTCGCCACCGACAACCCCAAGGTCCGGCTCTACGACGTGCTGCTCGCCGAGACCGACCCCGACCTCGTCTTCCTGGAGATGGACATCTTCTGGGCGTACTCCGGCCAGTTCCGCTTCTCCAAGCGGCCCGACGGCACGCCCGCGCCGTTCGACCCGCTCGACTATGTCCTCAAGCGGCCCCACCGCTACCCGCTCTTCCACGTCAAGGACGGCGTCAGCGACCCGGCCAACACCTACGGCTACCGCATGGTCGACGTCGGCGACGGGGACATCGACTACCAGCGGTTCATCTCCGGTGTGACCAGGCTGCGCGGCGAACGGCTCGCCCACCACTGGCAGGCCGAGCACGACAACCCGGCCGAGTCCTTCACCTTCGCCCGGCGCTCCAGCGAGCATCTGCACTCCCTGCGCGAGAAGTGCTGA
- a CDS encoding OFA family MFS transporter, whose product MTTTDVTQVATYREVTDRNGRVYRVGESDIDVMGRKRKWMVILPWIGMMGISSAEYAFASAEDTLHEAHHWSSGSIYWMMTVWVFCQAAVAFPAGRLRENGKLPARWAMMLGAVGTLLGYLSLAYAPHVAVAFFGFGMFSGMGAGMVYATCVNMVGKWYPERKGGKTGFVNGGFAYGSVPFVFIFTGFMDGSNFRWVLVTAGVFLAGVVAVAGFYFRDPPKNWWPADIDPLNPPEDPRARRSLERNPPADKQYSPMEAWKTGRVALMWFCLACTSGVNIFGIAFQVDIGEDAGFAAGIVATAMSLKAIVNGTGRGVIGWLSDLYGRKRCLLYVCAILGLAQFGIIWSAEIKNLPLFLIFSAISGFGGGAIFPMFAALTADYFGENNNATNYGMVYSSKLVSGLGAGMGSVVVGAWGYNGAFTLAGCISIFAGFVALFLTPPGRDRSKRHITPNPQPLGEETA is encoded by the coding sequence GTGACAACCACGGACGTTACACAGGTCGCCACCTACCGGGAGGTGACCGACAGGAACGGACGCGTCTACCGCGTCGGCGAGTCCGACATCGACGTCATGGGGCGCAAGCGCAAGTGGATGGTGATCCTGCCCTGGATCGGCATGATGGGCATCTCCTCGGCCGAGTACGCGTTCGCGTCCGCCGAGGATACCCTCCACGAGGCGCACCATTGGTCCAGCGGCAGCATCTACTGGATGATGACCGTCTGGGTGTTCTGCCAGGCCGCGGTCGCCTTTCCGGCGGGGCGGCTGCGTGAGAACGGCAAGCTGCCGGCGCGCTGGGCGATGATGCTGGGCGCGGTCGGGACGCTGCTCGGTTATCTGTCACTGGCGTACGCGCCGCATGTAGCGGTTGCCTTCTTCGGATTCGGCATGTTCAGCGGCATGGGCGCGGGCATGGTGTACGCCACCTGCGTCAACATGGTCGGCAAGTGGTACCCGGAGCGGAAGGGCGGCAAGACCGGCTTCGTCAACGGCGGTTTCGCCTATGGCTCGGTGCCCTTCGTGTTCATCTTCACCGGCTTCATGGACGGCTCCAACTTCCGCTGGGTGCTGGTCACGGCCGGTGTCTTCCTCGCCGGCGTGGTGGCCGTCGCCGGTTTCTACTTCCGGGACCCGCCGAAGAACTGGTGGCCGGCCGACATCGACCCGCTGAACCCCCCGGAGGACCCGCGGGCCCGGCGTTCGCTGGAGAGGAACCCTCCGGCCGATAAGCAGTACTCCCCGATGGAGGCGTGGAAGACCGGCCGGGTGGCCCTGATGTGGTTCTGTCTGGCCTGCACCTCCGGCGTGAACATCTTCGGTATCGCCTTCCAGGTCGACATCGGCGAGGACGCGGGCTTCGCGGCCGGAATCGTGGCCACCGCGATGTCACTGAAGGCGATCGTCAACGGAACCGGCCGCGGCGTCATCGGCTGGCTCTCCGACCTCTACGGCCGCAAGCGGTGCCTGCTCTATGTGTGCGCCATCCTGGGCCTCGCCCAGTTCGGCATCATCTGGTCGGCCGAGATCAAGAACCTGCCGCTGTTCCTGATCTTCTCCGCCATCTCCGGCTTCGGCGGCGGTGCCATCTTCCCGATGTTCGCGGCGCTGACGGCGGACTACTTCGGCGAGAACAACAACGCCACCAACTACGGGATGGTCTACAGCTCCAAGCTCGTCTCCGGTCTGGGCGCCGGTATGGGTTCCGTGGTCGTCGGCGCCTGGGGCTACAACGGCGCCTTCACCCTTGCGGGCTGCATCTCGATCTTCGCCGGCTTCGTGGCCCTCTTCCTCACCCCACCGGGACGCGACCGGAGCAAGCGCCACATCACTCCCAACCCGCAACCGCTCGGCGAGGAGACGGCGTGA
- a CDS encoding acetate--CoA ligase family protein, which yields MAEDRVLRVRALLDSVRAEGRTALTAPEGKVIADAYGIAVPGEELATDVEEAVAYAARFAGPVVMKIVSPDILHKTDAGGVIVGVAGAADVRKAFHTIIDNARAYNASARIEGVQVQELLPKGQEVIVGAVTDPTFGKVVAFGLGGVLVEVLKDVTFRLAPLDADEALSMLDSIRSAEILRGVRGQAAVDRWALAEQIRRVSQLVTDFPEIAEVDLNPVIATPEGAVAADIRVILSDTPVKQRRRYSREEILTSMRRLMQPSSVAVIGASNEPGKIGNSVMRNLVDGGFAGEIHPVNPKADDILGRKAYKSVTDVPGEVDVAVFAIPAKFVASALEEVGRKKIPNAVLIPSGFAETGEHELQDEIVAIAEQHGIRLLGPNIYGYYSTWQDLCATFCTPYDVKGGVALTSQSGGIGMAILGFARTTKTGVSAIVGLGNKSDLDEDDLLTWFGEDPHTECIAMHLEDLKDGRAFVEAARATVPRKPVVVLKAGRTAAGAKAAGSHTGALAGDDAVYDDILRQAGVIRAPGLNDMLEYARALPVLPAPQGDNVVIITGAGGSGVLLSDAVTDNGLTLMEIPPDLDESFRKFIPPFGAAGNPVDITGGEPPSTYEATIRLGLEDPRIHALVLGYWHTIVTPPMVFAELTARVVAEFRARGIEKPVVASLAGDVEVEEACQYLYERGVVAYPYTTEKPVAVLGAKYRWARAAGLLGGGS from the coding sequence ATGGCCGAAGACCGGGTCCTGCGGGTGCGCGCGCTCCTCGACTCCGTGCGGGCCGAGGGACGCACCGCGCTGACCGCGCCCGAGGGCAAGGTGATCGCCGACGCGTACGGGATCGCCGTACCCGGGGAGGAACTCGCCACCGACGTCGAGGAGGCCGTGGCGTACGCGGCGCGCTTCGCCGGGCCCGTGGTGATGAAGATCGTCTCGCCGGACATCCTGCACAAGACCGACGCCGGCGGAGTGATCGTCGGCGTGGCGGGCGCCGCCGACGTACGCAAGGCGTTCCACACAATCATCGACAACGCGCGGGCGTACAACGCCTCCGCGCGGATCGAGGGCGTCCAGGTGCAGGAACTGCTCCCCAAGGGGCAGGAGGTCATCGTCGGCGCGGTGACCGACCCGACGTTCGGGAAGGTGGTCGCCTTCGGGCTCGGCGGGGTGCTGGTGGAGGTCCTCAAGGACGTCACCTTCCGGCTCGCTCCCCTGGACGCGGACGAGGCCCTGTCGATGCTGGACTCGATCCGGTCGGCGGAGATCCTGCGCGGGGTGCGCGGCCAGGCGGCCGTGGACCGGTGGGCGCTGGCCGAGCAGATCCGCCGGGTCTCCCAACTCGTCACGGACTTCCCGGAGATCGCCGAGGTGGACCTCAACCCGGTGATCGCCACACCGGAGGGGGCGGTCGCGGCCGACATCCGCGTGATCCTCTCCGACACGCCGGTGAAGCAGCGCCGCCGTTACTCGCGCGAGGAGATCCTCACCTCGATGCGCCGGCTGATGCAGCCCTCCTCGGTCGCCGTGATCGGCGCCTCCAACGAGCCGGGCAAGATCGGCAATTCGGTGATGCGCAACCTCGTCGACGGCGGCTTCGCCGGGGAGATCCATCCGGTGAACCCCAAGGCCGATGACATTCTGGGCCGCAAGGCGTACAAGAGTGTCACGGACGTTCCCGGTGAGGTGGATGTGGCGGTCTTCGCGATCCCCGCCAAGTTCGTGGCCTCGGCCCTGGAGGAGGTGGGACGCAAGAAGATCCCGAACGCCGTGCTGATCCCCTCCGGGTTCGCGGAGACCGGCGAGCACGAACTCCAGGACGAGATCGTGGCCATCGCCGAACAGCACGGCATCCGGCTCCTCGGCCCGAACATCTACGGCTACTACTCGACGTGGCAGGACCTGTGCGCCACGTTCTGCACTCCGTACGACGTCAAGGGCGGGGTGGCGCTCACCTCGCAGTCCGGTGGCATCGGCATGGCCATCCTGGGCTTCGCGCGCACCACGAAGACAGGCGTGTCGGCCATCGTCGGCCTCGGCAACAAGTCGGACCTGGACGAGGACGACCTGCTGACCTGGTTCGGCGAGGACCCGCACACCGAGTGCATCGCGATGCACCTGGAGGACCTCAAGGACGGGCGGGCCTTCGTGGAGGCCGCCAGGGCGACCGTACCGAGGAAGCCTGTGGTGGTGCTCAAGGCCGGGCGGACGGCCGCTGGAGCCAAGGCGGCCGGGTCGCACACCGGGGCGCTCGCGGGCGACGATGCCGTCTACGACGACATCCTGCGGCAGGCCGGTGTGATCAGGGCTCCCGGGCTCAACGACATGCTGGAGTACGCCCGCGCATTGCCGGTGCTTCCCGCTCCCCAGGGCGACAACGTCGTGATCATCACCGGCGCCGGTGGCAGCGGCGTGCTGCTGTCCGACGCGGTGACCGACAACGGCCTGACCCTGATGGAGATCCCGCCCGACCTGGACGAGTCGTTCCGGAAGTTCATCCCGCCCTTCGGGGCCGCGGGCAACCCGGTCGACATCACAGGGGGCGAGCCGCCGTCGACGTACGAGGCGACCATCCGGCTCGGCCTTGAGGATCCGCGGATCCACGCGCTGGTCCTCGGCTACTGGCACACCATCGTCACTCCCCCCATGGTCTTCGCCGAGCTCACCGCGCGCGTGGTGGCCGAGTTCCGCGCGCGCGGGATCGAGAAGCCGGTGGTGGCGTCACTCGCGGGCGATGTCGAGGTCGAGGAGGCCTGCCAGTACCTCTACGAGCGAGGGGTCGTGGCCTACCCGTACACGACGGAGAAGCCGGTGGCCGTGCTCGGCGCGAAGTACCGCTGGGCCAGGGCGGCGGGACTGTTGGGGGGCGGTTCATGA
- the frc gene encoding formyl-CoA transferase: MTGTPTKALEGIRVLDMTHVQSGPSATQLLAWLGADVVKLEAPTGDITRKQLRDLPDVDSLYFTMLNCNKRSITLNTKTERGKEILTELIRRSDVMVENFGPGAIDRMGFTWDRIQEINPRIVYASIKGFGEGPYTNFKAYEVVAQAMGGSMSTTGFEDGPPLATGAQIGDSGTGVHAVAGILAALFQRETTGRGQRVNVAMQHAVLNLCRVKLRDQQRLSHGPLAEYPNEDFGTEVPRSGNASGGGQPGWAVKCAPGGPNDYVYVIVQPVGWKPISELIGRPELAEDPEWATPESRLPQLNKMFQLIEEWSSTLPKWEVLEKLNAHNIPCGPILSTKEIIEDSSLVDNEMVVTVPHPERGDFVTVGSPLKLSDSPVEVTSSPLLGQHNEEVFIGELGLGDEELRLLKSNGVI, encoded by the coding sequence ATGACTGGAACGCCGACCAAGGCCCTCGAAGGCATCCGCGTCCTGGACATGACGCACGTACAGTCCGGGCCCTCCGCGACCCAGCTGCTCGCCTGGCTCGGCGCGGACGTCGTCAAGCTGGAGGCGCCGACCGGCGACATCACACGCAAGCAGCTGCGCGACCTCCCGGACGTCGACTCGCTCTATTTCACGATGCTCAACTGCAACAAGCGGAGCATCACCCTCAACACCAAGACCGAGCGCGGCAAGGAGATCCTCACCGAGCTGATCCGCCGCTCCGACGTCATGGTCGAGAACTTCGGCCCCGGCGCGATCGACCGGATGGGCTTCACCTGGGACCGTATCCAGGAGATCAATCCTCGGATCGTCTACGCCTCCATCAAGGGATTCGGCGAGGGCCCGTACACCAACTTCAAGGCGTACGAGGTCGTCGCGCAGGCCATGGGCGGGTCGATGTCGACCACCGGGTTCGAGGACGGGCCGCCGCTGGCGACGGGGGCCCAGATCGGCGACTCGGGCACGGGCGTCCACGCGGTGGCGGGGATTCTCGCCGCGCTGTTCCAGCGGGAGACCACCGGGCGTGGTCAGCGGGTGAACGTGGCCATGCAGCACGCGGTGCTCAACCTCTGCCGGGTGAAGCTGCGCGACCAGCAGCGCCTGTCCCACGGCCCCCTCGCTGAATATCCCAACGAGGACTTCGGCACGGAGGTTCCCCGCTCGGGCAACGCCTCCGGCGGCGGCCAGCCGGGCTGGGCGGTCAAGTGCGCGCCGGGCGGCCCGAACGACTACGTGTATGTGATCGTCCAGCCCGTCGGCTGGAAGCCGATCAGTGAGCTGATCGGCCGCCCCGAGCTCGCCGAGGACCCGGAGTGGGCGACGCCGGAGTCCCGGCTGCCCCAGCTGAACAAGATGTTCCAGCTGATCGAGGAATGGTCCTCCACCCTGCCCAAGTGGGAGGTGCTGGAGAAGCTCAACGCGCACAACATCCCGTGCGGTCCGATCCTGTCCACCAAGGAGATCATCGAGGACTCCTCGCTGGTCGACAACGAGATGGTGGTCACCGTGCCGCACCCCGAGCGGGGCGACTTCGTGACCGTCGGCAGCCCGCTGAAGCTGTCCGACTCCCCTGTCGAGGTGACCAGTTCACCACTGCTCGGCCAGCACAACGAAGAGGTCTTCATCGGCGAGCTCGGCCTCGGCGACGAGGAGCTGCGCCTGCTCAAGTCGAACGGAGTGATCTGA
- a CDS encoding thiamine pyrophosphate-binding protein, which translates to MPDDTQDLISGGHLVAKALKAEGVDRIYTLCGGHIIDIYDGCVDEGIEVVDVRHEQVAAHAADGYARITGKPGCAVVTAGPGTTDAVTGVANAFRAESPMLLIGGQGALTQHKMGSLQDLPHVDMMTPITKFAAAVPDTARAADMVSMAFRECYHGAPGPSFLEIPRDVLDAKVPADKARVPRPGAYRASTRSAGDPEAIEKLADLLVHAEKPAILLGSQVWTTRGTEAAIELVRTLNIPAYMNGAGRGTLPPGDPHHFQLSRRYAFSGADVIVIVGTPFDFRMGYGKRLSPDATVVQIDLDYRTVGKNRDIDLGIVGDAGLVLKAVTEAASGRLNGGASKRKEWLDELRSAEQTAIEKRLPHLRSDASPIHPYRLVSEINDFLTEDSLYIGDGGDIVTFSGQVVQPKSPGHWMDPGPLGTLGVGVPFVLAAKQARPDKEVVALFGDGAFSLTGWDFETLVRYDLPFVGIVGNNSSMNQIRYGQKAKYGEARERVGNTLGDVHYDKFAQMLGGYGEEVRDPADIGPALRRARESGKPSLINVWVDPDAYAPGTMNQTMYK; encoded by the coding sequence ATGCCCGACGACACCCAGGACCTCATTTCCGGTGGTCATCTCGTAGCCAAGGCCCTCAAGGCCGAGGGAGTCGATCGCATCTACACCCTGTGCGGCGGCCACATCATCGACATCTACGACGGCTGCGTCGACGAGGGCATCGAGGTCGTCGACGTCCGCCACGAGCAGGTCGCCGCGCACGCCGCCGACGGCTACGCCCGCATCACCGGCAAGCCCGGCTGCGCCGTCGTCACCGCGGGGCCCGGCACGACCGACGCCGTCACCGGCGTCGCCAACGCCTTCCGCGCCGAGTCGCCCATGCTGCTGATCGGCGGCCAGGGCGCCCTCACCCAGCACAAGATGGGGTCCCTCCAGGACCTCCCGCACGTCGACATGATGACGCCGATCACCAAGTTCGCGGCGGCCGTGCCGGACACGGCGCGCGCGGCGGACATGGTGTCCATGGCGTTCCGCGAGTGCTACCACGGCGCGCCCGGACCCTCCTTCCTGGAGATCCCGCGCGACGTCCTGGACGCCAAGGTGCCCGCCGACAAGGCCCGCGTGCCCCGGCCCGGCGCCTACCGCGCCTCGACCCGCTCGGCCGGCGACCCCGAGGCCATCGAGAAGCTCGCCGATCTGCTGGTGCACGCCGAGAAGCCCGCCATCCTGCTGGGCAGCCAGGTGTGGACCACCCGCGGCACCGAGGCGGCCATCGAGCTCGTCCGCACCCTCAACATCCCGGCGTACATGAACGGCGCCGGACGCGGCACCCTGCCGCCCGGCGACCCGCACCACTTCCAGCTGTCGCGCCGCTACGCCTTCTCCGGCGCCGACGTCATCGTCATCGTCGGCACGCCCTTCGACTTCCGCATGGGCTACGGAAAGCGGCTGTCGCCGGACGCGACGGTCGTCCAGATCGATCTGGACTACCGGACCGTCGGCAAGAACCGCGACATCGACCTCGGCATCGTCGGGGACGCCGGTCTGGTGCTGAAGGCGGTGACCGAGGCCGCCTCCGGGCGCCTCAACGGCGGTGCCTCCAAGCGCAAGGAGTGGCTGGACGAGCTGCGCTCGGCCGAACAGACCGCGATCGAGAAGCGGCTGCCGCACCTGCGCTCCGACGCCTCCCCGATCCACCCCTACCGGCTGGTCAGCGAGATCAACGACTTCCTCACCGAGGACTCCCTCTACATCGGCGACGGCGGCGACATCGTCACCTTCTCCGGCCAGGTGGTGCAGCCCAAGTCGCCCGGCCACTGGATGGACCCGGGTCCGCTCGGCACCCTCGGCGTCGGCGTCCCCTTCGTGCTCGCGGCCAAGCAGGCCCGGCCGGACAAGGAGGTGGTCGCCCTCTTCGGCGACGGCGCCTTCTCCCTCACCGGCTGGGACTTCGAGACCCTCGTCCGCTACGACCTGCCCTTCGTCGGCATCGTCGGCAACAACTCCTCGATGAACCAGATCCGTTACGGCCAGAAGGCCAAGTACGGCGAGGCCCGCGAGCGCGTCGGCAACACCCTCGGCGATGTCCACTACGACAAGTTCGCGCAGATGCTGGGCGGTTACGGCGAGGAGGTCCGCGACCCCGCCGACATCGGCCCCGCCCTCCGCCGCGCCCGCGAGTCGGGGAAGCCCTCGCTGATCAACGTCTGGGTCGACCCGGACGCGTACGCCCCCGGAACCATGAACCAGACCATGTACAAGTGA
- the sucC gene encoding ADP-forming succinate--CoA ligase subunit beta: MDLYEHQARELFEEHGILVPRAEVTDSAKEAREIARRLGGRVVVKAQVKTGGRGKAGGVKLAADPAAAELTARQIIGMDIKGHRVGKVMLAQPVDIETEFYVSYVLDRAAGRFLAIASAEGGMEIEEVAASRPEAVARVHIDPAEGVTSAKASEIADAAGLPPQTVDVLVRLWEVLVREDAVLVEVNPLVRTAQGQILALDGKVTLDGNAGFRQARWGAEADAHDDPLEAAAAAKGLNYVKLDGEVGIIGNGAGLVMSTLDVVAGCGARPANFLDIGGGASARIMADGLSVILSDPAVKSVFVNVFGGITACDAVADGIVQALDTVRLTKPLVVRLDGNNAARGRAILDAHAHPLVQQATTMDGAARQAAQLATSA, encoded by the coding sequence ATGGACCTGTACGAGCACCAGGCAAGGGAACTCTTCGAGGAACACGGCATCTTGGTCCCGAGGGCCGAGGTCACGGACTCCGCCAAGGAGGCGCGCGAGATCGCTCGTCGGCTCGGCGGCCGGGTCGTCGTCAAGGCGCAGGTGAAGACGGGCGGACGTGGCAAGGCGGGCGGAGTGAAGCTCGCCGCCGACCCGGCCGCCGCCGAACTGACGGCCCGACAGATCATCGGCATGGACATCAAGGGCCACCGCGTCGGCAAGGTGATGCTGGCCCAACCCGTGGACATCGAGACGGAGTTCTACGTCTCCTACGTCCTCGACCGCGCGGCCGGGCGGTTCCTCGCCATCGCCTCCGCGGAAGGCGGCATGGAGATCGAGGAGGTCGCCGCGAGCAGGCCCGAGGCGGTGGCCCGGGTCCACATCGACCCGGCGGAAGGCGTCACCTCGGCGAAGGCGAGCGAGATCGCGGACGCGGCCGGACTTCCCCCGCAGACCGTCGACGTGCTGGTACGGCTGTGGGAGGTGCTGGTCCGGGAGGACGCCGTCCTCGTCGAGGTCAATCCCCTTGTGCGGACTGCGCAGGGGCAGATCCTCGCCCTCGACGGCAAGGTCACCCTCGACGGCAACGCCGGGTTCCGGCAGGCGCGTTGGGGCGCGGAGGCGGACGCGCACGACGACCCGCTGGAGGCGGCCGCCGCGGCCAAGGGCCTCAACTACGTCAAGCTCGACGGCGAGGTCGGCATCATCGGCAACGGCGCCGGCCTGGTCATGTCGACGCTCGACGTGGTCGCCGGCTGCGGTGCCCGCCCCGCCAACTTCCTCGACATCGGCGGCGGCGCCTCCGCCCGGATCATGGCCGACGGGCTGTCCGTCATCCTCTCCGACCCGGCCGTGAAGTCCGTCTTCGTCAATGTCTTCGGCGGGATCACCGCCTGTGACGCGGTCGCCGACGGCATCGTGCAGGCCCTGGACACCGTCCGGCTGACCAAACCGCTCGTCGTCCGCCTCGACGGCAACAACGCGGCGCGCGGCCGCGCCATCCTCGACGCGCACGCCCACCCGCTGGTCCAGCAGGCCACCACCATGGACGGCGCCGCCCGGCAGGCCGCCCAACTCGCCACCTCAGCCTAA